One window of the Triticum dicoccoides isolate Atlit2015 ecotype Zavitan chromosome 3B, WEW_v2.0, whole genome shotgun sequence genome contains the following:
- the LOC119276877 gene encoding anthocyanidin 5,3-O-glucosyltransferase-like — MGSTVVLYTWMVRGHLHPMTQLANHLAGHGVPVTVAVADVPSTGDSSQTIARLSASYPAVSFHLLPPATTRSEDAADPNADPFITLIADIRATNAALLAFLRSLPSVKALITDFFCAYGLDAAAELGVPAYVFFTLCVSALATFLHIPVMRSAVSFGEMGRSLLHFPGVHPIPASDLPEVLLDRDNRQYSTTLGLFKQLPRAKGILSNTFEWLEPRAVKAIKEGIPRPDESLPKLFCVGSLVGEERGSNANHECLVWLDKQQAGSVVFVCFGSASSVPAEQLNEIAVGLEKSGHAFLWAVRAPVSPDADSTKRFEGRDEAAVDALLPDGFLDRTRGRGMVLSSWAPQVEVLRHPATGAFVTHCGWNSTLEAVMAGVPMLCWPMYAEQRMNKVFVVEEMKLGVAMDGYDEAMVKAEEVEAKVRLIMESEQGDEIRHRMTKAREIAANALEIGGSSAAAIIDLLDNLKISTND; from the coding sequence ATGGGAAGCACCGTCGTGCTCTACACATGGATGGTCAGGGGTCACCTCCACCCCATGACGCAGCTCGCGAATCACCTCGCCGGACATGGCGTTcccgtcaccgtcgccgtcgccgatgTTCCGTCCACAGGTGACTCCTCACAAACCATTGCCCGCCTCTCTGCCTCCTACCCTGCTGTATCCTTCCACCTGCTCCCGCCGGCAACAACCCGCTCCGAGGACGCGGCCGATCCCAACGCCGACCCTTTTATCACCCTCATCGCCGACATCCGCGCCACCAACGCCGCTCTCCTGGCCTTTCTGAGATCTCTCCCGTCTGTGAAGGCTCTCATCACCGACTTTTTCTGCGCGTACGGGCTTGACGCAGCCGCGGAGCTCGGCGTCCCAGCCTACGTGTTCTTCACCCTTTGCGTGTCGGCTCTTGCCACCTTCCTGCATATCCCCGTCATGCGCTCCGCCGTCTCCTTCGGGGAGATGGGGCGCTCCTTGCTGCACTTCCCTGGAGTTCATCCAATTCCGGCGTCCGACTTGCCGGAGGTCCTGCTCGATCGTGACAACAGGCAGTACAGTACCACTCTTGGTCTCTTCAAGCAGCTTCCCAGAGCGAAGGGCATTTTGTCGAACACGTTCGAGTGGCTGGAGCCCCGCGCCGTGAAGGCGATAAAGGAGGGAATTCCCCGCCCGGACGAGTCACTGCCGAAACTGTTCTGCGTCGGTTCACTGGTCGGCGAGGAGAGAGGGAGCAACGCGAATCACGAATGCCTAGTGTGGCTGGACAAGCAGCAGGCGGGGAGCGTGGTCTTCGTCTGCTTCGGGAGCGCGAGCTCGGTGCCGGCGGAGCAGCTAAATGAGATAGCCGTGGGGCTGGAGAAGAGCGGTCACGCGTTCCTCTGGGCCGTGCGCGCGCCTGTCTCGCCGGATGCCGACTCGACGAAGCGGTTCGAGGGGCGGGATGAGGCGGCGGTGGATGCGCTGCTGCCGGATGGATTCTTGGACAGAACACGGGGACGCGGAATGGTGTTGTCCTCCTGGGCGCCGCAGGTGGAGGTGCTCCGGCACCCGGCGACTGGAGCGTTTGTGACGCACTGCGGGTGGAACTCCACGCTTGAGGCGGTCATGGCGGGGGTGCCGATGCTGTGTTGGCCGATGTACGCGGAGCAGAGGATGAACAAGGTGTTCGTCGTGGAGGAGATGAAACTTGGAGTGGCCATGGACGGCTACGACGAGGCGATGGTGAAAGCGGAGGAGGTAGAGGCGAAGGTGAgactgatcatggagtccgagcaAGGGGACGAGATCAGGCACAGGATGACGAAGGCGCGAGAGATTGCTGCCAATG